A window from Gossypium raimondii isolate GPD5lz chromosome 7, ASM2569854v1, whole genome shotgun sequence encodes these proteins:
- the LOC105788627 gene encoding protein FLX-like 2 isoform X1, with amino-acid sequence MGSKGRIPPPHLRRPLPGPGMVHSDPFGPGIPPRPGPFAHFDMLPPPEIIEQKLAAQHVEMQRLGTENQRIAATHGTLRQELAAAQHELQILHAQIGAVTSEREQQMRSLTDKIARMEAELQAAEPVKVELQQAHSEAQNLVLAREELLSKVHQLNQDLQRAHVDVQQIPALMAELESLRQEYQHCRATFDYEKKLYNDHLESLQVMEKNYMTMTREVEKLRAELMNASNVDRRTVGQYGGATGNNENDASGHPVGQNAYEDSYGIHQRHGALPPAATGANAGAASVYGGTQSGSGPASMRSTYEMSRGPAYDLSRVSGYESQRVPAYNAQKGPSYDGQRTHVYDAQRGAGYDTQRGPVNDPSRGATYDAATRSLGMPHGQAAPLNNGPYGSATPPGRSGNAYEPPTRGGNPVRSLLL; translated from the exons ATGGGAAGTAAAGGCCGAATTCCACCCCCTCATCTGAGGCGTCCTCTACCTGGACCTGGCATGGTACATTCTGACCCATTTGGTCCAGGAATTCCTCCCCGTCCAGGTCCTTTTGCACATTTTGATATGTTGCCACCTCCAGAAATCATAGAACAAAAGCTTGCTGCACAGCATGTAGAGATGCAGAGACTTGGTACAGAAAACCAGAGAATTGCTGCTACCCATGGGACATTGAGACAGGAACTTGCTGCTGCACAGCATGAGTTGCAGATCTTGCATGCTCAGATAGGAGCTGTAACATCTGAAAGAGAACAACAAATGAGGAGCCTTACGGATAAAATAGCTAGGATGGAAGCAGAACTGCAAGCAGCTGAGCCTGTTAAGGTAGAGTTGCAGCAGGCACACTCTGAAGCTCAGAATTTGGTTTTAGCTAGGGAAGAACTTTTGTCCAAAGTGCATCAATTAAATCAAGATCTTCAGAGAGCCCATGTAGATGTGCAACAGATACCAGCTCTGATGGCAGAACTCGAGAGCCTCAGACAGGAATATCAGCATTGCAG GGCTACATTTGACTATGAGAAAAAACTTTACAATGATCACCTTGAATCACTTCAGGTGATGGAGAAAAATTATATGACCATGACTAGGGAAGTGGAGAAGCTTAGAGCAGAGTTGATGAATGCTTCTAATGTTGACAGAAGAACTG TTGGGCAATATGGTGGTGCCACAGGAAACAATGAGAATGATGCTTCCGGACATCCTGTGGGACAAAATGCATATGAAGATAGTTATGGTATTCACCAG AGACATGGTGCTCTACCACCTGCTGCTACTGGTGCAAATGCAGGTGCTGCTTCTGTTTACGGTGGAACTCAGTCTGGGTCTGGACCTGCATCTATGAGGTCCACCTACGAGATGTCTAGAGGGCCTGCCTATGATTTGTCAAGAGTGAGTGGTTATGAATCACAAAGGGTGCCTGCTTACAATGCACAGAAAGGACCTAGTTATGACGGTCAAAGAACCCATGTCTATGATGCACAAAGAGGAGCTGGCTATGACACTCAAAGAGGACCCGTAAATGATCCATCCCGGGGTGCAACCTATGATGCAGCAACTAGAAGTCTTGGCATGCCACACGGACAAGCAGCACCCCTGAATAATGGACCTTATGGATCTGCAACACCTCCTGGTCGATCTGGAAACGCGTACGAGCCACCCACGCGTGGTGGAAATCCTGTTAGGAG TTTGCTACTATGA
- the LOC105788627 gene encoding protein FLX-like 2 isoform X2 codes for MGSKGRIPPPHLRRPLPGPGMVHSDPFGPGIPPRPGPFAHFDMLPPPEIIEQKLAAQHVEMQRLGTENQRIAATHGTLRQELAAAQHELQILHAQIGAVTSEREQQMRSLTDKIARMEAELQAAEPVKVELQQAHSEAQNLVLAREELLSKVHQLNQDLQRAHVDVQQIPALMAELESLRQEYQHCRATFDYEKKLYNDHLESLQVMEKNYMTMTREVEKLRAELMNASNVDRRTVGQYGGATGNNENDASGHPVGQNAYEDSYGIHQRHGALPPAATGANAGAASVYGGTQSGSGPASMRSTYEMSRGPAYDLSRVSGYESQRVPAYNAQKGPSYDGQRTHVYDAQRGAGYDTQRGPVNDPSRGATYDAATRSLGMPHGQAAPLNNGPYGSATPPGRSGNAYEPPTRGGNPVRR; via the exons ATGGGAAGTAAAGGCCGAATTCCACCCCCTCATCTGAGGCGTCCTCTACCTGGACCTGGCATGGTACATTCTGACCCATTTGGTCCAGGAATTCCTCCCCGTCCAGGTCCTTTTGCACATTTTGATATGTTGCCACCTCCAGAAATCATAGAACAAAAGCTTGCTGCACAGCATGTAGAGATGCAGAGACTTGGTACAGAAAACCAGAGAATTGCTGCTACCCATGGGACATTGAGACAGGAACTTGCTGCTGCACAGCATGAGTTGCAGATCTTGCATGCTCAGATAGGAGCTGTAACATCTGAAAGAGAACAACAAATGAGGAGCCTTACGGATAAAATAGCTAGGATGGAAGCAGAACTGCAAGCAGCTGAGCCTGTTAAGGTAGAGTTGCAGCAGGCACACTCTGAAGCTCAGAATTTGGTTTTAGCTAGGGAAGAACTTTTGTCCAAAGTGCATCAATTAAATCAAGATCTTCAGAGAGCCCATGTAGATGTGCAACAGATACCAGCTCTGATGGCAGAACTCGAGAGCCTCAGACAGGAATATCAGCATTGCAG GGCTACATTTGACTATGAGAAAAAACTTTACAATGATCACCTTGAATCACTTCAGGTGATGGAGAAAAATTATATGACCATGACTAGGGAAGTGGAGAAGCTTAGAGCAGAGTTGATGAATGCTTCTAATGTTGACAGAAGAACTG TTGGGCAATATGGTGGTGCCACAGGAAACAATGAGAATGATGCTTCCGGACATCCTGTGGGACAAAATGCATATGAAGATAGTTATGGTATTCACCAG AGACATGGTGCTCTACCACCTGCTGCTACTGGTGCAAATGCAGGTGCTGCTTCTGTTTACGGTGGAACTCAGTCTGGGTCTGGACCTGCATCTATGAGGTCCACCTACGAGATGTCTAGAGGGCCTGCCTATGATTTGTCAAGAGTGAGTGGTTATGAATCACAAAGGGTGCCTGCTTACAATGCACAGAAAGGACCTAGTTATGACGGTCAAAGAACCCATGTCTATGATGCACAAAGAGGAGCTGGCTATGACACTCAAAGAGGACCCGTAAATGATCCATCCCGGGGTGCAACCTATGATGCAGCAACTAGAAGTCTTGGCATGCCACACGGACAAGCAGCACCCCTGAATAATGGACCTTATGGATCTGCAACACCTCCTGGTCGATCTGGAAACGCGTACGAGCCACCCACGCGTGGTGGAAATCCTGTTAGGAGGTGA
- the LOC105788609 gene encoding probable inactive receptor kinase At1g48480 isoform X2, protein MEEDVDDLGWVELGFDLASDKAALVALRTAVGGRLLLWNLSSSPCNWTGVYCSGNRVVELRLPGMGLSGKLPIAIGNLTQLQSLSLRFNALFGPIPFDFPKLTSLRNLYLQGNGFSGKIPVFLFTLQNLVRLNLADNNFTGSIPESVNNLTRLGTLYLENNQLSGSLPDIDLPSLVQFNVSLNQLNGSIPKGLSNKPKTAFQGNALCGKPLELSCNGTDSSDSELSGGAIAGIIIGSVIAFILILVLLICLCRRKSGKKMEAQARDVAPSKQAEVEIPGDKVVSMENDHNHHHNNNTSNGLSGVVKKDAKSSGKGKKSLSFFRTGAEVFDLDNLLRASAEVLGKGTFGTTYKATLEMGLVAAVKRIKDVAVPEKELEAKMAAVGAMDHHNLVPLRAYYFSGDEKLLVYDYMPMGSLSALLHGNKGAGRTPLNWDTRSSIALGAARGITYLHSKGPLISHGNIKSSNILLTTSYEARVSDFGLAQFAGPTSNPNRVDGYRAPEVTDTRKVSQKTDVYSFGILLLELLTGKAPTHALLNEDGVDLPRWVQSVVREEWTAEVFDLELLRDPNVEEDMVQLLQLAIDCTAQYPDKRPSMANVTSQIEQLCRSTSEKESHQIHNEAPPSSLMD, encoded by the exons ATGGAGGAAGACGTCGATGACTTGGGTTGGGTCGAACTTGGTTTTG ATCTAGCTTCCGACAAGGCAGCTTTAGTGGCTCTTCGAACAGCTGTTGGTGGACGCTTACTTCTATGGAATCTGTCGAGCAGCCCATGTAATTGGACTGGTGTATACTGTAGCGGTAACAGAGTAGTGGAGTTAAGATTGCCTGGAATGGGACTATCAGGCAAGCTTCCTATCGCCATTGGCAACTTAACTCAGCTTCAATCACTTTCTCTTCGTTTCAATGCTCTTTTTGGGCCAATCCCATTTGATTTTCCCAAGCTTACTTCCCTTAGAAACCTCTATTTGCAAGGCAATGGATTTTCTGGTAAAATTCCTGTGTTTTTGTTCACTTTGCAGAACCTGGTTAGACTTAACCTTGCAGATAATAATTTCACTGGTTCGATCCCTGAGAGTGTTAACAATTTGACCAGGTTGGGTACTTTGTATTTGGAGAACAATCAATTATCTGGTTCATTACCAGATATTGATTTGCCTTCTCTTGTACAATTCAATGTTTCTTTAAATCAGTTAAATGGGTCAATCCCAAAAGGATTATCAAACAAACCAAAGACTGCTTTTCAAGGGAATGCTTTATGTGGGAAGCCATTGGAACTTTCATGTAATGGGACTGATAGTAGTGATAGTGAACTTTCAGGGGGAGCCATTGCTGGTATCATTATTGGTTCCGTGATTGCttttatattgattttggtTCTCTTGATATGTTTATGTAGAAGGAAAAGTGGTAAGAAAATGGAGGCTCAGGCAAGGGACGTTGCCCCTTCAAAACAGGCTGAGGTTGAAATTCCTGGAGATAAGGTGGTATCAATGGAGAATGATCATAATCatcatcataataataatacaagtaATGGCTTGTCTGGGGTTGTCAAAAAGGATGCAAAGAGCAGTGGTAAAGGTAAGAAGAGCTTGTCGTTTTTCCGGACGGGGGCCGAGGTGTTCGATCTGGACAATTTGTTGAGAGCTTCAGCAGAGGTGTTAGGGAAGGGAACATTTGGGACAACCTATAAGGCCACATTGGAGATGGGGTTGGTTGCTGCAGTGAAGAGGATTAAGGATGTGGCGGTGCCGGAGAAGGAACTTGAGGCAAAAATGGCGGCTGTCGGAGCCATGGATCACCACAACTTGGTCCCGTTAAGGGCGTATTACTTCAGTGGGGATGAGAAGCTTCTTGTTTATGATTACATGCCCATGGGAAGCTTGTCTGCACTTTTGCATG GCAACAAAGGAGCTGGTAGGACACCATTGAATTGGGACACACGGTCAAGCATTGCACTTGGAGCAGCTAGAGGCATTACATACCTCCATTCCAAGGGACCATTAATCTCACATGGAAACATCAAATCCTCAAATATCCTACTCACTACATCCTACGAAGCTCGTGTGTCCGATTTCGGTCTTGCTCAGTTTGCTGGCCCCACATCGAATCCCAACCGTGTTGATGGCTACCGTGCTCCGGAAGTAACCGATACTCGTAAAGTATCTCAAAAAACCGATGTCTACAGCTTCGGTATATTGCTTCTAGAATTACTTACGGGAAAGGCACCTACACATGCCTTACTGAATGAGGACGGTGTAGACCTCCCAAGATGGGTCCAATCCGTAGTTCGAGAGGAATGGACAGCCGAGGTGTTCGACCTCGAACTTCTAAGAGACCCCAATGTTGAGGAAGATATGGTCCAACTCTTACAACTTGCCATTGATTGCACTGCTCAATACCCCGATAAGCGTCCTTCCATGGCCAATGTGACGAGCCAAATCGAGCAACTTTGTCGATCAACCTCCGAGAAAGAGAGTCATCAAATCCATAATGAAGCTCCACCTTCTTCATTAATGGACTAA
- the LOC105788609 gene encoding probable inactive receptor kinase At5g16590 isoform X1 has protein sequence MKLMMSFSSTLLWITTLLVTVSSDLASDKAALVALRTAVGGRLLLWNLSSSPCNWTGVYCSGNRVVELRLPGMGLSGKLPIAIGNLTQLQSLSLRFNALFGPIPFDFPKLTSLRNLYLQGNGFSGKIPVFLFTLQNLVRLNLADNNFTGSIPESVNNLTRLGTLYLENNQLSGSLPDIDLPSLVQFNVSLNQLNGSIPKGLSNKPKTAFQGNALCGKPLELSCNGTDSSDSELSGGAIAGIIIGSVIAFILILVLLICLCRRKSGKKMEAQARDVAPSKQAEVEIPGDKVVSMENDHNHHHNNNTSNGLSGVVKKDAKSSGKGKKSLSFFRTGAEVFDLDNLLRASAEVLGKGTFGTTYKATLEMGLVAAVKRIKDVAVPEKELEAKMAAVGAMDHHNLVPLRAYYFSGDEKLLVYDYMPMGSLSALLHGNKGAGRTPLNWDTRSSIALGAARGITYLHSKGPLISHGNIKSSNILLTTSYEARVSDFGLAQFAGPTSNPNRVDGYRAPEVTDTRKVSQKTDVYSFGILLLELLTGKAPTHALLNEDGVDLPRWVQSVVREEWTAEVFDLELLRDPNVEEDMVQLLQLAIDCTAQYPDKRPSMANVTSQIEQLCRSTSEKESHQIHNEAPPSSLMD, from the exons ATGAAACTGATGATGTCTTTCTCTTCAACCTTGTTATGGATAACAACATTGTTGGTCACTGTAAGCTCAGATCTAGCTTCCGACAAGGCAGCTTTAGTGGCTCTTCGAACAGCTGTTGGTGGACGCTTACTTCTATGGAATCTGTCGAGCAGCCCATGTAATTGGACTGGTGTATACTGTAGCGGTAACAGAGTAGTGGAGTTAAGATTGCCTGGAATGGGACTATCAGGCAAGCTTCCTATCGCCATTGGCAACTTAACTCAGCTTCAATCACTTTCTCTTCGTTTCAATGCTCTTTTTGGGCCAATCCCATTTGATTTTCCCAAGCTTACTTCCCTTAGAAACCTCTATTTGCAAGGCAATGGATTTTCTGGTAAAATTCCTGTGTTTTTGTTCACTTTGCAGAACCTGGTTAGACTTAACCTTGCAGATAATAATTTCACTGGTTCGATCCCTGAGAGTGTTAACAATTTGACCAGGTTGGGTACTTTGTATTTGGAGAACAATCAATTATCTGGTTCATTACCAGATATTGATTTGCCTTCTCTTGTACAATTCAATGTTTCTTTAAATCAGTTAAATGGGTCAATCCCAAAAGGATTATCAAACAAACCAAAGACTGCTTTTCAAGGGAATGCTTTATGTGGGAAGCCATTGGAACTTTCATGTAATGGGACTGATAGTAGTGATAGTGAACTTTCAGGGGGAGCCATTGCTGGTATCATTATTGGTTCCGTGATTGCttttatattgattttggtTCTCTTGATATGTTTATGTAGAAGGAAAAGTGGTAAGAAAATGGAGGCTCAGGCAAGGGACGTTGCCCCTTCAAAACAGGCTGAGGTTGAAATTCCTGGAGATAAGGTGGTATCAATGGAGAATGATCATAATCatcatcataataataatacaagtaATGGCTTGTCTGGGGTTGTCAAAAAGGATGCAAAGAGCAGTGGTAAAGGTAAGAAGAGCTTGTCGTTTTTCCGGACGGGGGCCGAGGTGTTCGATCTGGACAATTTGTTGAGAGCTTCAGCAGAGGTGTTAGGGAAGGGAACATTTGGGACAACCTATAAGGCCACATTGGAGATGGGGTTGGTTGCTGCAGTGAAGAGGATTAAGGATGTGGCGGTGCCGGAGAAGGAACTTGAGGCAAAAATGGCGGCTGTCGGAGCCATGGATCACCACAACTTGGTCCCGTTAAGGGCGTATTACTTCAGTGGGGATGAGAAGCTTCTTGTTTATGATTACATGCCCATGGGAAGCTTGTCTGCACTTTTGCATG GCAACAAAGGAGCTGGTAGGACACCATTGAATTGGGACACACGGTCAAGCATTGCACTTGGAGCAGCTAGAGGCATTACATACCTCCATTCCAAGGGACCATTAATCTCACATGGAAACATCAAATCCTCAAATATCCTACTCACTACATCCTACGAAGCTCGTGTGTCCGATTTCGGTCTTGCTCAGTTTGCTGGCCCCACATCGAATCCCAACCGTGTTGATGGCTACCGTGCTCCGGAAGTAACCGATACTCGTAAAGTATCTCAAAAAACCGATGTCTACAGCTTCGGTATATTGCTTCTAGAATTACTTACGGGAAAGGCACCTACACATGCCTTACTGAATGAGGACGGTGTAGACCTCCCAAGATGGGTCCAATCCGTAGTTCGAGAGGAATGGACAGCCGAGGTGTTCGACCTCGAACTTCTAAGAGACCCCAATGTTGAGGAAGATATGGTCCAACTCTTACAACTTGCCATTGATTGCACTGCTCAATACCCCGATAAGCGTCCTTCCATGGCCAATGTGACGAGCCAAATCGAGCAACTTTGTCGATCAACCTCCGAGAAAGAGAGTCATCAAATCCATAATGAAGCTCCACCTTCTTCATTAATGGACTAA